From one Dysidea avara chromosome 9, odDysAvar1.4, whole genome shotgun sequence genomic stretch:
- the LOC136265598 gene encoding uncharacterized protein yields MVVFYNDSNHTTLDELELELDEDHDGTVSWPEFQKLFSDPKEEQNITDTTAELTTNHMIFYTAVVVMTTLISSWYFYYSTRDCRGNSDSLRDDPERLRQIRTALLSKKKGESHGDDDDDDSHHGNNSPEDKVTAPGNNPSTQEGGQQSGGGQQSGSGQQSGGGQSSSRGQTSGGGGGQGSSAGGDGNDEEDREKKSKQP; encoded by the exons ATGGTGGTGTTCTACAATGACtcaaatcataca ACCCTGGATGAATTGGAGTTGGAGCTAGATGAGGATCATGATGGCACCGTCTCTTGGCCAGAGTTTCAAAAG CTGTTTTCTGATCCCAAAGAAGAACAGAACATTACTGACACTACAGCAGAACTAACAACTAATCATATGATATTCTACACAGCAGTGGTTGTCATGACAACGCTCATAAGCAGCTGGTACTTCTATTACTCAACCAGGGATTGTCGTGGAAACA GTGACTCCCTCAGGGATGACCCAGAACGCTTGAGGCAAATCAGGACAGCATTATTATCAAAGAAGAAGGGGGAATCCCATggggatgatgatgatgatgatagtcACCATGGTAACAATTCTCCTGAAGACAAAGTCACTGCACCGGGGAATAATCCTAGCACTCAAGAGGGCGGCCAACAATCAGGAGGTGGTCAACAATCAGGCAGTGGCCAACAATCAGGTGGTGGCCAGAGTTCCAGCAGAGGCCAAACCAGTGGAGGTGGAGGTGGACAAGGCTCCTCGGCTGGTGGTGATGGAAATGATGAAGAAGATAGAGAAAAGAAGAGTAAGCAACCATGA